A window from Chryseobacterium vaccae encodes these proteins:
- a CDS encoding tellurite resistance TerB C-terminal domain-containing protein has product MQNDPFMSHDESIIDVSGNADVPIHYGTAVPENSLASDESSSDSESWKTGRKYSRKLNLTAEQAVVMDKLWFTTNVFNEIEYCRIQILKQFLRAFEFLQNNCIPVNRAYASVIEELSEIIVCLQYNYKKDSLNYQYTYDSVQGEILNHILKLCENNVREAYGIKRKINTDFPYANPDIQHQYNRKIVSKLEIFLAENRNQILDADYKTNIILNENNTSRWKTKFDEIKGDYSNPAAFEREIFRLADVNIKNPSIDLIFFEASKFVASHDKNCALRLYIHYLDKDMNSPKLDRKQLTKSIQKSLFSTTEQVHDFERILSKFIRDRNLEEAIEKANQLYLPKRKKIVIDPDAVEDVKRQHSGTVALLEEYLSDEPETTSIKTEDSAGSEELTINIAQTDAEPQIMKYREELNLTDIQQEVLTLFEKQSFNIPQSEMSTFLRAKNLFMGAVIDSINDLCYEILDDILIEEEDDYFTMNTDYYKKLLNND; this is encoded by the coding sequence ATGCAGAACGATCCTTTTATGTCTCATGACGAATCCATCATTGATGTTTCCGGAAATGCTGATGTTCCTATCCATTACGGAACAGCTGTTCCTGAAAACAGTCTGGCTTCAGACGAATCCTCATCTGATTCTGAAAGCTGGAAAACAGGAAGAAAATATTCCAGAAAGCTTAATCTGACGGCTGAACAGGCTGTTGTAATGGATAAGCTATGGTTCACAACCAATGTTTTTAACGAAATTGAATATTGCAGAATACAGATCCTGAAACAGTTTTTAAGAGCTTTTGAATTTCTTCAGAATAACTGTATTCCGGTCAACAGGGCTTATGCTTCGGTGATTGAAGAGCTGTCGGAAATTATCGTCTGCCTTCAGTATAATTACAAAAAAGACAGCTTAAACTACCAGTATACTTACGATTCTGTGCAGGGAGAGATCCTGAATCATATCTTAAAATTATGTGAGAATAATGTTCGTGAGGCTTACGGAATTAAAAGAAAAATCAATACCGATTTTCCTTACGCCAATCCGGACATACAGCATCAGTATAACAGAAAAATTGTTTCTAAGCTGGAGATTTTTCTTGCTGAAAACCGGAATCAGATTCTGGATGCCGATTATAAAACCAATATCATCCTTAATGAAAATAATACAAGCCGCTGGAAAACAAAGTTTGATGAAATTAAGGGAGATTATTCCAACCCGGCGGCTTTTGAAAGGGAAATTTTCAGGCTAGCAGATGTTAATATTAAGAATCCTTCAATAGATCTGATCTTTTTTGAAGCTTCAAAATTTGTTGCCAGCCATGATAAAAACTGTGCACTGAGACTGTATATCCATTACCTGGATAAAGATATGAATTCTCCGAAGCTTGACAGAAAACAGCTGACTAAGAGCATTCAGAAAAGCCTTTTTTCCACTACAGAACAGGTACATGATTTTGAAAGAATTCTAAGTAAATTTATCAGAGACCGAAATCTTGAGGAAGCTATTGAAAAGGCCAATCAGCTTTATCTTCCAAAGCGGAAGAAAATCGTTATTGATCCTGATGCCGTTGAGGATGTCAAAAGACAACATTCAGGAACGGTGGCTCTGCTGGAAGAATATCTTAGCGATGAACCGGAAACCACATCAATAAAAACTGAAGATTCTGCCGGCAGTGAAGAATTAACGATCAATATTGCTCAGACAGACGCAGAACCTCAGATCATGAAATACCGTGAAGAACTGAATTTAACAGATATTCAGCAGGAAGTTCTAACCCTTTTTGAAAAGCAGAGCTTTAATATTCCACAGAGTGAAATGAGTACATTTCTAAGAGCTAAAAACCTTTTCATGGGGGCTGTGATTGACTCTATCAACGATCTCTGTTATGAAATCCTGGACGACATCCTTATTGAGGAAGAGGATGATTATTTTACGATGAATACAGATTATTATAAAAAACTTTTGAACAATGATTGA
- a CDS encoding ATP-dependent DNA ligase produces MKHFADLINALETTNKTNAKIDAIIDYLERAPDEDKVWFIALFTGKRPKRNVNTNYMKEWALEITQLPFWLFQESYSSVGDLGETLSLILPPPEQKIERTLSEWMTDILHLKDKTEAEKKAFVLQSWNGLDYTERLIFNKLLGGSFRIGVSDKTLINALTKFSGQEASTLTHSLTGKWQPGEISFQELISAEKINPDNSKPYPFCLAYPLEKGLDELGAPEEWQIEYKWDGIRGQIIKRNDEVFIWSRGEELVTEQFPEIRDAVKMMKGSFVLDGEILAVKDGNILNFNELQKRLNRKTLTKKMLADIPIEVFVYDLLELEGTDLREKPMEARRAMLEELLLNEHPEKIRISQTITFENWDELNSIQEKSREINSEGLMLKQKNSPYHAGRKKGDWWKWKVSPLTIDAVLIYAQKGSGRRSAYYTDYTFAVKNRDSLVTIAKAYSGLTDKEIMEVSKFVNKNAIEKFGPVRTVKAELVFEIAFEGIGFSSRHKSGVALRFPRIVRWRRDKTVDEIDDLEEIKKLIQ; encoded by the coding sequence ATGAAACACTTTGCAGATCTGATCAATGCATTGGAAACCACCAATAAGACCAATGCGAAAATTGATGCCATCATTGATTATCTGGAACGTGCCCCGGATGAAGATAAAGTATGGTTTATCGCTTTATTTACCGGAAAAAGACCAAAACGGAACGTCAATACCAATTATATGAAAGAATGGGCACTGGAAATTACACAGCTGCCTTTCTGGCTCTTCCAGGAATCGTATTCTTCTGTAGGGGATCTCGGAGAAACACTTTCTCTTATTCTCCCCCCTCCTGAACAGAAAATTGAACGTACTTTATCTGAATGGATGACCGATATTCTTCATTTAAAAGATAAAACCGAAGCAGAAAAAAAAGCATTTGTCCTGCAATCCTGGAACGGACTGGATTATACGGAAAGACTGATATTCAACAAACTTTTAGGTGGAAGTTTCCGCATCGGGGTTTCAGACAAAACACTGATCAATGCCCTGACGAAATTTTCCGGACAGGAAGCCAGTACCCTTACACATAGCCTCACAGGAAAATGGCAACCCGGTGAAATATCATTTCAAGAGCTGATTTCTGCAGAAAAAATTAATCCTGATAATTCAAAGCCGTACCCCTTCTGTCTGGCCTACCCTCTTGAAAAAGGACTGGATGAGCTGGGAGCCCCTGAAGAATGGCAGATTGAATATAAATGGGATGGCATCCGTGGACAGATCATCAAAAGAAATGATGAAGTTTTCATCTGGTCACGGGGTGAAGAGCTGGTCACTGAACAGTTTCCTGAGATCAGGGATGCTGTAAAAATGATGAAAGGAAGTTTTGTTTTAGATGGAGAAATACTTGCGGTAAAGGATGGTAATATTTTAAATTTTAATGAGTTACAAAAAAGATTAAACAGGAAAACTTTAACTAAAAAAATGTTGGCAGATATTCCGATTGAAGTTTTTGTGTATGACCTTCTTGAACTGGAAGGAACCGATCTCCGCGAAAAACCTATGGAGGCAAGAAGAGCTATGCTGGAAGAATTGTTACTGAATGAACATCCTGAAAAAATCAGAATTTCGCAGACTATAACATTCGAAAACTGGGACGAACTGAACAGCATCCAGGAAAAATCCAGAGAGATCAACAGTGAAGGACTGATGCTGAAACAAAAGAATTCACCCTATCATGCCGGAAGAAAAAAAGGTGACTGGTGGAAATGGAAAGTAAGCCCGCTGACCATTGATGCAGTGCTCATTTATGCCCAAAAAGGAAGTGGCAGACGGAGCGCTTATTACACGGATTATACTTTTGCCGTAAAAAACAGAGATTCTCTGGTAACCATCGCTAAAGCGTATTCGGGGCTTACGGATAAAGAAATCATGGAAGTGAGCAAATTTGTCAATAAAAATGCCATTGAAAAATTCGGACCTGTACGGACGGTAAAAGCAGAGCTGGTCTTTGAAATAGCTTTTGAGGGCATAGGATTCAGCAGCAGGCACAAAAGCGGGGTTGCCTTGAGGTTCCCCCGGATTGTACGATGGCGGAGAGATAAAACCGTTGATGAAATTGATGATCTTGAAGAAATAAAAAAACTGATCCAGTAA
- a CDS encoding PPC domain-containing DNA-binding protein yields MEIQNYKGKHWSARKVDGIYIVSIENRAGIVEALTDFITAHNIHAGEVTGIGAVDEATLRFFRPSEKKYVDRTFREQMEITNISGNVSEIEGKPSLHLHITLGREDYTAVAGHLLDARISGAGEFIFYPLNMRVVKIKNEDVGINFYDFER; encoded by the coding sequence ATGGAAATACAAAATTATAAAGGAAAACACTGGTCAGCAAGAAAAGTTGACGGAATCTACATCGTAAGCATAGAAAACAGAGCCGGAATTGTAGAAGCCCTCACTGATTTTATTACCGCTCACAATATCCATGCAGGAGAAGTGACTGGCATAGGTGCGGTGGATGAGGCAACATTGCGTTTTTTCAGACCTTCCGAAAAAAAATATGTTGACAGAACATTTAGAGAACAGATGGAAATCACCAATATATCCGGAAATGTCTCAGAAATTGAAGGAAAACCAAGTCTTCATCTTCATATTACACTGGGAAGAGAAGATTATACCGCAGTGGCAGGGCATCTTCTGGACGCCAGAATATCCGGTGCAGGAGAATTTATATTTTATCCGTTAAATATGAGAGTAGTAAAAATCAAAAATGAAGACGTGGGAATTAATTTCTATGATTTTGAAAGATAA
- a CDS encoding chloramphenicol acetyltransferase yields the protein MTKFAKNHSMKIIDIENWNRKEHFEFFSKMASPYFGFTTEVDCTNAYRHAKENGYSFFASYLHKSMKAVNAVDELKLRILDGKVVLYDTIHAGTTIGRADGTFGFAFMNFSEDFKTFNAAMQEEIAEVQETSGIRLNNGELGKDLIRHTTIPWNSFSALLHPTNLDRTESVPKITFGKFNIQDDRKYLPVSIEAHHGLADGIHIAKYLEEFQKQLNNGE from the coding sequence ATGACGAAATTTGCAAAAAATCATTCAATGAAGATCATCGATATAGAAAACTGGAACCGTAAAGAGCATTTTGAATTTTTCTCAAAAATGGCAAGCCCGTATTTTGGCTTTACAACAGAAGTAGACTGTACCAATGCTTACAGACATGCCAAAGAAAACGGGTATTCTTTTTTCGCTTCTTATCTTCATAAATCAATGAAGGCCGTAAATGCAGTTGACGAACTGAAACTCCGGATCCTTGACGGAAAAGTGGTTTTGTATGACACGATTCATGCAGGAACGACCATAGGCAGGGCAGACGGGACTTTTGGTTTTGCATTTATGAATTTTTCAGAAGATTTTAAAACTTTCAATGCAGCGATGCAGGAAGAAATTGCTGAGGTACAGGAAACATCAGGAATCAGGCTTAATAATGGGGAGCTGGGAAAAGATCTGATTAGGCATACAACTATTCCGTGGAACTCTTTCAGTGCATTGCTTCATCCGACAAATCTTGACCGCACGGAATCTGTTCCGAAGATTACTTTCGGTAAATTCAATATCCAGGATGACCGAAAATATCTTCCGGTTTCCATAGAAGCTCACCACGGGCTGGCAGACGGAATCCATATCGCGAAATATCTTGAGGAATTTCAGAAGCAGCTGAATAATGGTGAATGA
- a CDS encoding ATP-binding protein: MIENIKPKEATSIINSLVSGVVPKIGVQHITVGRSEEINAFINSLDDVKNGHSMAKFWIGDFGSGKSFMLHLLNTVALKQKFVVANADFTPDNRIYSNDGKSVILYSAIMDNIAIQTKPEGGALQTLLEKWIEQVITKTAEENRISITDIRHDQHTDLIRSAIMKTVNEITEVGGFDFGSVIIKYYEGYISGDDQLRRNALKWLKGEYSTKTEARQDLGVREIINDSNYYDMLKNFCKFFVSMGYSGFMINLDEAVNLYKISTAAAREKNYEKILSIYNDCFQGKVSNLFINFAGTKEFLENERRGLFSYQALKTRLETNKFETAEIRDFAQPVIKLTPLDHNEIFVLLKKLKLIFDFNYKTELNVTDEDISAFMEEMFNKPGASEFLTPREVIRDFLNILNIIRQNPGADKKRLFGEIEISDERPNDLVLLDSIEEI, from the coding sequence ATGATTGAAAATATTAAGCCCAAAGAAGCCACATCCATTATCAATTCCCTGGTGAGCGGTGTTGTGCCGAAGATTGGTGTACAGCATATAACCGTTGGAAGATCAGAAGAGATCAATGCATTTATCAATTCTCTGGATGATGTAAAAAACGGTCACAGCATGGCCAAATTCTGGATCGGAGATTTTGGAAGCGGAAAATCCTTTATGCTTCATTTACTGAATACGGTTGCCCTGAAACAGAAATTTGTAGTAGCCAATGCAGATTTTACCCCGGATAACAGGATCTATTCCAATGACGGGAAAAGTGTGATCCTTTATTCTGCCATCATGGATAATATTGCCATTCAGACTAAACCGGAAGGAGGCGCGCTCCAGACTTTGCTTGAAAAATGGATCGAGCAGGTGATTACCAAAACAGCTGAAGAAAACAGGATTTCAATTACAGATATCCGTCATGACCAACATACAGATCTGATCAGAAGCGCTATTATGAAAACAGTCAACGAAATTACTGAAGTTGGGGGTTTTGATTTTGGTTCGGTGATCATAAAATATTATGAAGGCTATATTTCAGGAGACGACCAGCTACGAAGAAATGCTCTGAAATGGCTGAAAGGGGAATATTCTACAAAAACAGAGGCAAGACAAGATCTTGGGGTGAGGGAAATCATCAATGATTCCAATTATTACGACATGCTTAAAAATTTCTGTAAGTTCTTTGTGAGTATGGGTTACAGCGGTTTTATGATCAATCTGGATGAAGCGGTTAATCTGTATAAAATTTCCACGGCTGCTGCCCGTGAAAAAAATTATGAAAAGATCTTATCAATTTATAACGACTGTTTTCAGGGGAAAGTTTCCAATCTGTTCATCAATTTTGCCGGAACAAAAGAATTTCTGGAAAATGAAAGGCGGGGACTTTTCAGTTATCAGGCTTTAAAAACAAGACTGGAAACCAATAAATTTGAAACTGCGGAGATCAGAGATTTTGCTCAACCGGTTATTAAATTAACCCCACTGGATCACAACGAAATATTTGTGCTGCTGAAAAAATTAAAGCTGATTTTCGATTTCAATTATAAAACAGAACTGAACGTCACAGATGAGGATATTTCTGCATTTATGGAAGAAATGTTTAATAAACCGGGGGCTTCGGAATTCCTGACGCCTAGAGAAGTGATCAGAGATTTCTTAAACATCCTGAATATCATCAGACAAAACCCAGGTGCGGATAAAAAAAGACTATTCGGAGAAATTGAAATTTCTGATGAAAGACCGAATGATCTGGTACTTTTAGACAGTATTGAAGAGATATGA
- the pdeM gene encoding ligase-associated DNA damage response endonuclease PdeM: MNIAVKNITISNEVFTLTNQRAAFWKREKALILSDLHIGKTAHFRKNGIALANHIMKSDLERLSALIAYFNPDKFIIVGDLLHAGDNSDVDEFCRWRNQYPDLLFYLIEGNHDRITEALERKLCLNFRAELLQIDDFIFIHDFDKTRSGFQITGHIHPGVILNSSVKSFRLPCFVQTSGQLLLPAFSEFTGLDTKNIPKSGKFFVFTDSEIHEI, translated from the coding sequence TTGAATATTGCCGTAAAAAATATCACGATCAGCAACGAAGTTTTCACGTTAACCAATCAGCGCGCCGCATTCTGGAAAAGAGAGAAAGCATTAATCCTGTCTGACCTTCATATCGGGAAAACAGCTCATTTCCGGAAAAACGGGATTGCTCTGGCCAATCATATTATGAAAAGCGATCTGGAAAGATTATCTGCTCTCATAGCCTATTTTAACCCTGATAAATTCATTATTGTTGGTGATTTGCTCCATGCCGGAGATAATTCTGACGTGGATGAGTTTTGCCGATGGAGAAATCAGTATCCTGATCTCTTATTTTATCTTATCGAAGGTAACCACGATCGGATTACAGAAGCCCTGGAACGTAAATTATGCCTGAATTTCAGGGCTGAACTTCTGCAGATCGACGATTTTATCTTCATTCATGATTTTGATAAAACACGCTCCGGATTTCAGATCACCGGGCATATTCATCCGGGCGTTATCCTGAATTCTTCAGTGAAAAGCTTCAGACTTCCTTGTTTTGTACAGACTTCCGGACAGCTTCTTCTACCTGCCTTCAGTGAATTTACAGGACTTGATACCAAAAATATTCCCAAAAGCGGAAAGTTTTTTGTATTTACAGATTCTGAAATTCATGAAATCTAA
- a CDS encoding ligase-associated DNA damage response exonuclease: MKLITFTKKGIYCPQGKFYIDPWRPVDLAVITHGHADHARWGMKKYLCHHFTKPVLYQRIGPDIECQSVEYGEIVHINGVKVSLHPAGHIIGSAQIRLEYKGFVTVVSGDYKIQDDGLSTPFELVRCNEFVTESTFGLPIYNWLEVNDLNKKLQSWVLKNQENSKTSVFIGYSLGKAQRIMKAVEGLGKTYVHYSIGKLNKAFEESGILLPDYKIADFRENIKELQHEIVIVPPALLDSSIIRKIPDAATAICSGWMQVRGARRWRSADAGFPISDHADWKGLLQAVKATEAEKVHVTHGQTDIFSKYLNEIGIKADVIETLFGEDEEESEKEIIETPEL, encoded by the coding sequence TTGAAACTAATCACATTCACCAAAAAAGGAATCTACTGTCCTCAGGGGAAATTTTATATTGATCCCTGGAGACCTGTAGACCTGGCTGTCATTACACACGGACATGCTGATCATGCCCGCTGGGGAATGAAAAAATACCTGTGTCATCATTTTACCAAACCCGTTCTTTACCAGAGAATAGGACCGGATATTGAATGCCAGAGCGTGGAATATGGTGAAATAGTACACATCAACGGGGTAAAAGTATCCCTCCATCCGGCAGGCCACATTATCGGCTCGGCTCAGATCAGGCTTGAATACAAAGGATTTGTAACCGTTGTTTCAGGGGATTATAAAATACAGGATGATGGTTTGAGCACTCCTTTTGAATTGGTTCGCTGCAATGAATTTGTTACAGAAAGTACTTTCGGGCTTCCCATTTACAACTGGCTGGAAGTTAATGACCTTAATAAAAAACTTCAAAGCTGGGTACTGAAAAATCAGGAAAACTCAAAAACTTCTGTATTCATAGGATATTCTTTAGGTAAAGCCCAGCGAATCATGAAAGCCGTCGAAGGTCTGGGAAAAACATATGTGCATTATTCTATCGGGAAACTGAATAAAGCTTTTGAAGAATCGGGTATTCTGCTTCCTGATTATAAGATTGCAGACTTCAGAGAAAATATCAAAGAACTTCAGCATGAGATTGTGATTGTTCCGCCTGCTTTATTGGACAGCAGTATCATCAGAAAAATACCGGATGCAGCCACTGCTATATGCTCAGGATGGATGCAGGTACGGGGAGCCAGAAGATGGCGAAGTGCGGATGCAGGATTTCCTATAAGCGACCATGCAGACTGGAAAGGGCTTCTTCAGGCCGTAAAAGCTACAGAGGCAGAAAAAGTACATGTAACACATGGACAGACCGATATTTTCTCAAAATATCTCAACGAAATCGGGATTAAGGCGGATGTGATAGAAACTCTTTTCGGCGAAGATGAAGAAGAATCTGAAAAAGAAATCATTGAAACTCCGGAATTATGA
- a CDS encoding ligase-associated DNA damage response DEXH box helicase, translated as MNTFENTNGFKVIQQWMTGKGIAPFKFQTETWRKFGNGYSGMVIAPTGFGKTFSVFLALVLDFMNHPEKYKKGLKMIWITPLRSLAKDIAKAMEEAMNEIGLDWTVGVRNGDTDPKVRQQQVRNMPEILVVTPESLHLLLGQKNHSRFFQDLKCAAVDEWHELLGSKRGVMVELAISQLRKYAPAMKIWGITATIGNLDEAIEVLIPYDIKKTKITAKEYKKIEILPVFPDEVEVLPWAGHLGAKLADKIVPVILESTSTIVFTNTRSQSEMWYQLLLNAYPDFAGQIAIHHSSIDAHLRIWIEENLSSGKLKAVVSTSSLDLGIDFKPVDTVIQIGSAKGVARFLQRAGRSGHSPFETSKIYCVPTHSLELIEVSALKEAVKQKVTEPREPQVLCFDVLVQFLMTLAVGDGFYPEETYERIKKTYAFREMTDDEWKSCLDFLTIGGSVLKSYEEFHKIIIMENGLYKVTSRKIAMLHRMNMGVIVSDAMLKVKFISGGYIGMVEEYFISKLKKEEKFILAGRTLEVTMIKDMTVYVRSAKGKAITPSYLGGRLPLSSDLGHFLREKLSHALNPKTSEKELKFLHPLLVRQEKNSHIPKEDEFLVEMIKNREGYHLFMYPFEGRLVHEVMAALMAYRISKLAPISFSMAMNDYGFELFSDKEIPLNEENLHAVLTRENLMNDVIASINSAEMARRKFRDIAVISGMVIQNYAGKQRSNKSLQSSAGLIFKVLEDHDPNHFLVRQAYTEVFNIQLQEQRLVEAFKRIEKSKIILKYSNTFTPLSFPIKVDSLRQTLSSESLDARIRKMVEQAGKNILL; from the coding sequence TTGAATACATTTGAAAATACCAACGGCTTTAAAGTCATTCAGCAGTGGATGACCGGAAAAGGTATTGCTCCATTTAAATTCCAGACCGAGACCTGGCGCAAATTCGGAAACGGCTACAGCGGTATGGTGATAGCTCCCACAGGGTTCGGAAAAACGTTTTCTGTATTTCTGGCATTGGTTTTAGATTTTATGAACCATCCAGAAAAGTATAAAAAAGGGCTAAAAATGATCTGGATCACTCCGCTCCGGTCTCTGGCAAAAGATATTGCCAAAGCCATGGAAGAAGCCATGAATGAGATTGGTCTGGACTGGACCGTAGGAGTAAGAAATGGCGATACCGACCCCAAAGTAAGGCAGCAACAGGTAAGAAACATGCCTGAAATTCTTGTTGTTACTCCGGAAAGTCTTCATCTGCTTCTGGGGCAGAAAAATCACAGCAGGTTTTTTCAGGATCTGAAATGTGCCGCAGTGGATGAATGGCATGAACTGCTGGGCTCTAAACGCGGAGTTATGGTAGAACTGGCCATCTCCCAATTGAGAAAATATGCTCCAGCTATGAAAATCTGGGGAATTACCGCAACCATCGGAAATCTGGATGAAGCTATAGAGGTTTTGATTCCTTACGACATCAAAAAAACAAAAATTACCGCCAAAGAATATAAAAAAATTGAAATCCTTCCTGTTTTCCCTGATGAAGTGGAGGTTCTTCCATGGGCGGGACATCTGGGCGCGAAACTGGCAGATAAAATCGTTCCGGTTATTCTTGAATCTACTTCTACCATTGTTTTTACCAATACAAGAAGCCAGAGTGAAATGTGGTATCAGCTTCTGCTGAACGCCTATCCTGATTTTGCAGGTCAGATCGCCATTCATCACAGCTCTATTGATGCTCACCTCCGGATCTGGATTGAAGAGAACTTAAGCAGTGGGAAACTGAAAGCGGTGGTTTCTACTTCCTCTCTGGATCTCGGCATAGATTTTAAGCCTGTTGATACAGTCATCCAGATTGGCTCAGCCAAAGGGGTTGCCCGGTTTCTTCAGCGTGCCGGACGGAGTGGCCACTCCCCTTTTGAAACCTCTAAAATTTACTGCGTCCCTACTCATTCCCTGGAACTGATCGAGGTTTCAGCATTAAAAGAAGCGGTCAAACAAAAAGTAACAGAACCCCGCGAGCCTCAGGTATTATGCTTTGATGTGCTGGTTCAGTTTCTGATGACTTTAGCCGTTGGAGATGGCTTTTATCCCGAAGAAACTTATGAAAGGATCAAAAAAACATATGCTTTCCGGGAAATGACGGATGATGAATGGAAAAGCTGTCTTGATTTTCTGACCATCGGGGGAAGTGTCTTAAAAAGCTATGAGGAATTTCATAAGATTATCATTATGGAAAACGGTTTATATAAAGTGACCTCAAGAAAAATCGCTATGCTCCACCGTATGAATATGGGCGTTATTGTAAGTGATGCTATGCTGAAAGTAAAATTTATTTCAGGTGGTTATATCGGTATGGTGGAGGAATATTTTATTTCAAAACTCAAAAAAGAAGAAAAATTTATTCTGGCAGGACGTACTCTTGAAGTGACCATGATAAAAGATATGACCGTCTATGTAAGATCAGCCAAAGGAAAGGCAATAACTCCTAGTTATCTGGGCGGAAGGCTTCCTCTAAGCTCTGATCTGGGACATTTTTTAAGAGAAAAACTTTCCCATGCCCTGAATCCCAAAACTTCGGAAAAAGAACTGAAATTCCTGCATCCGCTTCTGGTACGGCAGGAAAAGAACTCGCATATTCCCAAAGAAGATGAGTTTCTGGTCGAAATGATCAAAAACAGAGAAGGTTATCATCTGTTTATGTACCCTTTTGAAGGGCGTCTTGTGCATGAAGTGATGGCAGCCCTGATGGCTTACCGTATTTCAAAGCTGGCCCCGATCTCTTTTTCCATGGCGATGAATGATTACGGTTTTGAACTGTTCAGTGACAAGGAAATTCCTCTGAATGAAGAAAATCTGCATGCTGTTCTCACCCGGGAAAACCTGATGAATGATGTAATCGCCAGCATTAATTCAGCGGAAATGGCCAGAAGAAAATTCAGGGATATTGCTGTGATCTCCGGAATGGTGATCCAGAATTATGCAGGAAAACAGCGCTCCAATAAGTCGTTGCAGAGTTCAGCCGGACTAATCTTTAAGGTTTTAGAAGATCACGACCCCAATCATTTTCTTGTAAGACAGGCGTATACAGAGGTTTTCAATATACAGCTTCAGGAACAGCGATTGGTGGAAGCCTTTAAAAGAATAGAAAAATCAAAAATTATTTTAAAATATTCCAATACCTTTACCCCGCTCAGCTTCCCGATCAAAGTAGATAGCCTGAGGCAGACCTTATCCAGTGAAAGCCTTGATGCCAGGATCAGGAAAATGGTGGAACAGGCCGGAAAAAATATTTTGTTATAG